From the genome of Colletotrichum higginsianum IMI 349063 chromosome 4, whole genome shotgun sequence, one region includes:
- a CDS encoding Carbamoyl-phosphate synthase subunit L — MLKAISSTRPSEDTRGKLSAHELFVVDIPVDADGQPKIRKLLVANRGEIACRVISTCRKLDIATVAVYTQEDAVSQHVRDADESICIGSVELNAKNPFLDIELLIKTAVDLGADAVHPGYGYLSENPDFASSVRHAGLIFVGPPSEAMSTLGDKRSSKDYLRQKAPEVPLIPGFTGTSLEIEDLKKAAVNIGFPVMLKASAGGGGKGMRVVHEVSQLQSELRRAQSEAQRSFGSRDCILEKFIENSKHIEIQVVGDQYGHVVSFLERDCSIQRRNQKVIEETPCLFLDQETRRHMSDTAVRIVKLIGYEGAGTVEFVFDTATKKFYFLEVNTRLQVEHPITEEVVGVDLVALQLFVAAGGRLSELPELSHIVQTGHAIECRLCAEDPRRDFLPSHDKILLWKPASPERVPGSVVRYETAICSGTSVSIYFDSMICKIVVWAPTRSQAISRLAKELAGTACIGVRTNQLFLQSCLLHPAFQDFGYKTSFIPDNITRLLQSPYSPDLPGYITLVPALFLRSVQQLQTGKLSVRRPFQAVRRRFHNQKFDAFHNSCEIISLRDSNSPAGEIVRNDACLIKPASTDAEHEWSVYLYPLVRGSKKPSMNQTGSSAQDLAATYSHTSRALRTGEAWLGPSFKATHVDVRPVYQHETVPSTTGASSAAMSMTLSLDGQRMCAYLAVSDDGDGRQSLSLNETIKVLCHLPQLGEWKEFRRDSLLSFYTSLRKEALSNSDQESGVKAPMPCKVLSIAKALGEDVSAGECVMVIESMKMEINIIVGVSGKFQTKWKIGEAVDEGAVLCLVE; from the exons ATGCTAAAAGCAATTTCAAGCACTCGTCCAAGCGAAGATACCCGGGGGAAGCTGTCGGCTCACGAATTGTTTGTGGTCGACATTCCAGTCGATGCTGACGGACAGCCCAAGATCCGTAAGCTTCTCGTTGCGAACCGAGGAGAGATTGCCTGTCGAGTTATTTCAACCTGCCGAAAGCTCGATATAGCAACAGTGGCAGTATATACACAAGA AGACGCTGTTTCGCAACACGTTCGGGATGCGGACGAGTCCATTTGCATTGGCTCTGTGGAGCTGAACGCAAAAAACCCTTTCCTTGACATTGAGCTTCTCATAAAAACGGCCGTTGACCTCGGGGCCGACGCAGTCCACCCCGGGTATGGATACCTCAGCGAAAACCCCGATTTCGCCAGCAGCGTACGCCACGCCGGGctcatcttcgtcggccCCCCGAGTGAGGCAATGTCCACACTCGGCGACAAGCGCTCCTCCAAGGACTATCTCCGCCAGAAAGCTCCCGAAGTGCCTCTGATACCGGGATTTACGGGCACCAGCCTCGAGATTGAGGACCtcaagaaggcggcggtcAACATTGGCTTCCCCGTGATGCTGAAAGCttcggccggcggcggagggaaGGGCATGCGGGTCGTGCACGAAGTATCGCAGCTGCAATCGGAACTTAGAAGAGCACAGTCGGAGGCCCAGAGGTCCTTTGGTTCGAGAGACTGCATCCTGGAGAAGTTCATCGAGAACAGCAAACACATCGAGATCCAAGTCGTTGGAGATCAATACGGGCACGTGGTTTCCTTCCTCGAACGAGACTGCTCCATTCAACGCCGGAACCAGAAAGTCATCGAGGAGACGCCCTGCCTCTTTCTCGATCAAGAGACTAGGAGGCACATGAGTGACACGGCGGTTCGAATCGTAAAACTCATCGGCTACGAGGGTGCCGGTACGGTCGAGTTTGTCTTCGACACGGCAACCAAGAAGTTCTACTTTCTTGAAGTCAACACCCGACTCCAAGTTGAGCATCCAATTACCGAAGAGGTCGTCGGGGTTGACCTTGTCGCCCTCCAGCTCTTTGTCGCCGCTGGAGGCCGCCTCTCGGAGCTCCCCGAGCTCTCTCATATCGTCCAGACGGGGCACGCAATCGAGTGCAGGCTTTGTGCCGAGGACCCCCGGAGAGACTTTCTCCCCAGCCACGACAAGATCTTATTGTGGAAGCCGGCGTCGCCAGAAAGAGTACCGGGGTCAGTCGTCCGTTACGAGACGGCAATATGCAGTGGTACTTCTGTTTCCATCTACTTCGACTCGATGATATGCAAAATTGTCGTATGGGCGCCCACAAGATCCCAGGCCATCAGCAGGCTTGCAAAAGAACTCGCCGGCACTGCATGCATCGGCGTCAGAACCAACCAGCTTTTCCTCCAGAGCTGTCTGTTACATCCGGCGTTCCAGGATTTTGGGTACAAAACGTCATTCATCCCCGACAACATCACACGATTGCTTCAGAGCCCCTACTCGCCAGATCTGCCGGGCTACATCACCCTCGTTCCTGCTCTGTTTCTGCGATCCGTGCAACAGCTGCAGACCGGCAAATTATCCGTCCGGCGCCCGTTCCAGGCGGTACGCCGCCGATTCCATAACCAGAAGTTCGACGCCTTTCATAACAGTTGCGAGATCATATCGTTGAGGGATTCGAATTCCCCCGCCGGAGAAATCGTCCGCAACGACGCGTGCCTGATCAAGCCCGCATCCACAGACGCGGAGCACGAATGGAGCGTCTATCTTTACCCCTTGGTTCGAGGTTCGAAGAAACCATCAATGAATCAGACCGGTTCCTCGGCACAGGACCTTGCGGCGACTTATTCTCACACTAGCCGAGCCCTGCGTACAGGGGAAGCTTGGCTGGGGCCATCTTTCAAAGCCACCCACGTTGATGTAAGGCCCGTATATCAACATGAGACAGTTCCGTCGACTACGGGAGCTTCATCAGCGGCCATGTCCATGACTTTATCACTAGACGGTCAGAGAATGTGCGCATACCTCGCGGTGTCggatgacggtgacggccGCCAAAGCCTGTCGCTCAACGAAACGATTAAAGTCCTCTGCCACCTACCTCAGCTGGGAGAATGGAAAGAGTTCCGCCGGGATTCCTTGTTGTCGTTCTACACGAGTCTGAGGAAGGAAGCTCTGTCAAACAGCGACCAGGAGAGCGGTGTCAAAGCACCGATGCCCTGCAAAGTTCTCTCGATTGCGAAGGCGTTGGGCGAAGATGTCAGCGCAGGCGAGTGCGTCATGGTGATTGAGAGCATGAAAATGGAAATCAACATCATTGTGGGCGTGTCCGGAAAATTCCAGACAAAGTGGAAGATTGGTGAAGCGGTGGACGAAGGGGCCGTACTCTGCCTTGTTGAGTAG
- a CDS encoding Acetyl propionyl carboxylase, which produces MEIGFENDLPLISLVQSAGVFLPQQFRVFHKGGQLFRDLAVRSQHGKPSCAIVFGPSTAGGAYHPALSDYTIFVENQAQVFLGGPPLVKMATSETVSAEELGGAKVHATVTGLADQIALDEFDAIQKAREWVVTLRNPDPSGPLTGGSAPAPPRYPIDDILSLVNTDIRKPFNMREVLLRLVDDSRISIFKPGYGPSMLTAWADILGFRTGIVANQTPVINPQEALKAAHFIRLCNQENVPIIFLHNVTGFMVGKKAEHAGIIKAGAQLVSAVSCSSVPHISIILGASYGAGNYAMCGRSYRPRFLFTWPTGRCSVMGPDQLAGVVETIKSKSNGGSKLSADEIKSQAQKLRDDAYRDSTCYSTSSMLVDDGIIDPRDTRDVLGMCLEIVQSSGKKSTETHRFLARI; this is translated from the exons ATGGAGATTGGGTTCGAAAACGATCTCCCGCTCATCTCACTGGTGCAGTCG GCCGGTGTCTTCTTGCCCCAGCAGTTTCGAGTGTTCCACAAAGGCGGCCAGTTGTTCAGGGACTTGGCGGTGCGATCCCAGCACGGTAAGCCTTCATGCGCCATTGTTTTCGGTCCTTCGACAGCCGGAGGTGCGTACCATCCCGCGCTATCTGATTACACGATTTTTGTGGAAAACCAAGCCCAGGTATTTCTTGGAGGGCCTCCGCTCGTCAAGATGGCAACTTCAGAGACTGTCAGCGCAGAAGAACTGGGCGGAGCGAAAGTTCACGCGACGGTAACTGGCTTGGCGGACCAGATCGCGCTCGATGA ATTCGATGCGATTCAGAAAGCCCGCGAATGGGTAGTGACTCTTCGAAACCCCGATCCCAGCGGCCCTCTCACCGGTGGATCAGCTCCAGCACCCCCTCGCTATCCTATCGATGACATTTTGTCTCTGGTGAACACAGACATCCGAAAACCGTTCAATATGCGCGAGGTTCTGTTGCGACTCGTTGACGACTCCAGAATCTCCATCTTCAAACCAGGATACGGGCCTAGCATGCTGACTGCTTGGGCGGACATACTTG GATTTCGCACCGGTATTGTGGCGAACCAGACACCCGTTATAAATCCACAGGAGGCGCTAAAAGCTGCCCATTTCATTCGGCTATGTAACCAAGA GAATGTCCCGATAATTTTCCTCCACAATGTTACGGGTTTCATGGTCGGGAAGAAAGCGGAGCACGCCGGGATCATCAAAGCAGGCGCCCAgctcgtctcggccgtgAGCTGCTCGTCGGTCCCGCACATTAGCATCATACTGGGTGCATCTTATGGAGCCGGAAACTACGCCATGTGCGGCCGTTCCTACCGACCTCGCTTCTTGTTCACCTGGCCCACAGGCCGCTGCAGCGTCATGGGCCCGGACCAGCTTGCAGGCGTGGTGGAGACCATCAAGTCCAAGTCGAACGGCGGGAGCAAGCTGTCGGCGGACGAAATCAAGTCTCAGGCACAGAAACTTCGAGATGATGCTTATAGAGACTCCACGTGCTATTCGACGAGCTCGATGCTTGTTGACGATGGTATCATCGACCCGAGGGATACTCGGGACGTTTTGGGGATGTGTCTGGAGATTGTGCAGTCATCTGGGAAGAAGAGCACTGAAACTCATCGTTTTCTCGCGAGAATTTGA
- a CDS encoding 4-coumarate-CoA ligase, with amino-acid sequence MASDKASFADSRSRQLSIVHGPTSPPLFLKPLGSLIEDQAKKHANRLALVVPWQSTRLTYRELADRSKVTAKAMLEVGLHHGDCVGIIAGNCYQYIEIFLGASRIGCPFVVLNNAYSPEELKNAVTSSDCRLLFIAPQIGPKVLSSHLQAVLDVPPGNSRLKQIVCLQKFDNPNQGAICESYNAFFNRGQSIFMNDSVLKRAARKVRATDVLNLQFTSGKHLEYFRYLVARNANSRFTKAPRDCPRPQHSHTWSHKWFKGVLLQLILAPRNLINDAIFVGDAMRLTEVDIVCSPPPLFHCFGLVLGFLSSFCHGSSIVLPSDNFDARKALLAVVQEKATALLGVPTMFLAELEELDRSTLSVTTLRTGIISGSAVPSTLMQTLRERMKIEDLLIAYGMTETSPVTFITAVEDSRGKKATSIGRVLPHSAAKVVDSLGNILPQGSRGELCTSGFALQKGYWKDTEKTKEAMRQDENGVTWMHTGDEGFIDEEGGENISPNEIEDRLLSHPAIVECCVVGLEHKKYGEVVASFLRAAENTAPLSDAEVRLWVTDKLGRIKAPSHVFWIGHADVGSALPKTASGKYQKHLVRARGNALLKRPGIQAKL; translated from the exons ATGGCTTCCGACAAGGCGTCTTTTGCAGACTCGCGGTCCCGACAGCTCTCCATTGTCCATGGACCAACCTCCCCACCTCTCTTCTTGAAGCCACTTGGTTCTCTTATCGAGGATCAGGCGAAGAAACATGCGAACCGCCTCGCGCTCGTAGTTCCGTGGCAATCCACCCGGTTGACCTATCGTGAGCTCGCGGATCGGAGCAAAGTTACGGCTAAAGCGATGCTTGAAGTCGGCCTGCATCATGGAGACTGTGTTGGCATCATCGCAGGGAACTGCTATCAGTACATTGAGATTTTCCTGGGGGCCTCTCGCATCGGTTGCCCCTTTGTCGTTTTGAACAACGCGTACTCCCCCGAGGAACTGAAGAACGCCGTCACTTCCAGCG ATTGCAGGCTTCTTTTTATTGCTCCTCAAATCGGACCAAAGGTGTTGTCGTCGCATTTGCAAGCAGTCCTTGACGTCCCGCCGGGAAATTCCCGACTCAAGCAGATTGTCTGTCTGCAGAAGTTCGACAACCCCAACCAAGGGGCCATTTGCGAGTCATACAATGCATTTTTCAACCGGGGCCAGTCAATATTCATGAACGACTCAGTCTTGAAGAGAGCCGCACGGAAAGTTCGTGCAACGGATGTGCTCAATCTGCAATTCACATCTGGTAAGCATCTTGAATATTTCCGCTATCTCGTAGCGCGCAATGCTAATTCGAGATTTACCAAGGCACCACGGGATTGCCCAAGGCCTCAGCACTCACACACAT GGAGTCACAAATGGTTCAAAGGGGTTCTTCTCCAACTAATTTTGGCGCCTAGAAACCTGATAAACGATGCCATATTTGTAGGGGACGCAATGCGTTTAACGGAAGTGGACATCGTCTGCTCCCCCCCGCCGTTGTTCCACTGCTTCGGGCTCGTTTTGGGAttcctctcttctttttgccACGGCAGCTCCATCGTGCTCCCCTCGGATAACTTCGACGCTCGGAAAGCACTGCTCGCGGTGGTGCAGGAGAAAGCGACCGCCCTGTTGGGGGTTCCGACAATGTTTCTTGCCGAGTTGGAGGAGCTCGATAGGTCGACACTCTCCGTAACCACGCTTCGAACCGGTATTATCTCGGGCTCTGCCGTGCCATCGACCTTGATGCAGACTTTGCGTGAGAGAATGAAGATTGAAGATCTGCTGATTGCCTATGGAATGACGGAAACCAGTCCTGTGACGTTCATCACCGCTGTCGAAGACTCCCGTGGGAAGAAGGCCACTTCCATAGGCAGGGTACTTCCTCATTCGGCGGCAAAAGTTGTAGATTCTTTGGGCAACATTTTGCCACAGGGGTCTCGCGGCGAGCTGTGCACTAGCGGCTTTGCGCTTCAAAAGGGCTACTGGAAAGACACGGAGAAAACAAAGGAGGCGATGCGGCAGGACGAAAACGGAGTGACCTGGATGCACACGGGCGACGAAGGATTCATCGACGAAGAAG GTGGGGAGAACATCTCACCGAACGAGATTGAAGACCGGCTGCTCAGCCACCCGGCCATCGTCGAGTgctgcgtcgtcggcctcgagcacaAGAAGTACGGCGAAGTGGTCGCGAGCTTCCTGCGGGCAGCGGAGAACACAGCGCCGCTCAGCGACGCCGAGGTGCGGTTGTGGGTGACAGACAAGCTGGGGAGGATCAAGGCGCCAAGCCACGTTTTCTGGATCGGGCATGCCGACGTGGGAAGCGCCTTGCCGAAGACCGCCAGCGGGAAATACCAGAAGCATCTTGTGCGGGCCAGAGGAAACGCGTTGCTGAAGCGGCCGGGAATCCAAGCGAAGTTGTAA